A genomic region of Pararge aegeria chromosome 11, ilParAegt1.1, whole genome shotgun sequence contains the following coding sequences:
- the LOC120627569 gene encoding glucose dehydrogenase [FAD, quinone]-like: MWFLWAYIQVKILAPLLAVIQILIVSTSSLFLNNEHYPNQAKVYDGESFDFIVIGGGSAGCVVANRLTEVGNWTVLLVEAGDDPPYVSEIPAISILLGASFPDWNHYTVKDGVTAGGHDTGTIHQTMGKMLGGSSNINYMFYVRGNKADYDEWAAMGNRGWDWDSVLPYFKKTQRLRSDLISRSQSFSLHGSEGYLGVTSVRDKQTKKYFDAFKEMGHDILDDINGFEQLGYSVPSYTLDKLRQSAGFAFITPIKDRPNLFILKNTLARKVIFDGKRAVAVEIQESKGVIKTLKATKEIILSAGAVNSPQLLMLSGIGPKDHLEEMGVNTLFNSPDVGTNLQDHIVVPVVLTGESSTTLPILDDLKLLNNLDRFPASTIMGHVALEKNQSFPDYQVTAFPLKRGTLLATLMCSNVFNWNDQICIAMADSTKQDTLFALVTLLHPKSRGKIRLKSINPKDNPRVYADHLSNKGDVKKFAQCLLDYTSVVNAKSFMKVKSKIVDLKVKQCNRKPFASTKYWECYALNLLASQYHVSGTCAMGTDGVVDKRLRVRGVKGLRVVDASVMPKIVSGNTYAVVLMIAEKASDMIKSDNGVSA, from the exons ATGTGGTTTCTATGGGCATACATTCAAGTGAAAATACTCGCACCGCTACTCGCAGTTATCCAAATACTAATAGTTTCTACATCATCACTGTTCCTTAACAACGAGCACTATCCCAATCAAGCAAAAGTCTATg ATGGTGAAAGCTTTGACTTCATCGTCATCGGCGGTGGCTCAGCTGGCTGCGTCGTCGCCAATCGGCTCACTGAAGTCGGCAACTGGACGGTGCTACTCGTTGAGGCTGGAGATGACCCTCCATATGTCTCTGAA ATTCCTGCCATATCCATATTACTGGGCGCGTCATTTCCAGACTGGAATCACTACACGGTGAAGGATGGCGTAACAGCTGGGGGCCACGACACGGGAACCATCCACCAAACAATGGGGAAGATGCTAGGTGGCTCCAGCAACATCAACTACATGTTCTACGTGAGAGGAAATAAGGCTGATTACGATGAATGGGCAGCCATGGGAAATAGAGGGTGGGACTGGGATTCTGTCCTGCCATATTTTAAAAAGACCCAACGTTTACGCAGCGACCTGATTTCCAGAAGCCAATCTTTCTCGTTACACGGAAGTGAAGGCTACCTCGGGGTTACAAGCGTACGAGataagcaaacaaaaaaatattttgacgcaTTCAAGGAAATGGGTCATGACATTTTAGATGACATAAATGGTTTCGAGCAGCTAGGATATTCCGTTCCGAGTTACACCTTAGACAAGCTACGACAGAGTGCTGGATTTGCATTCATTACACCGATAAAAGATAggccaaatttatttatacttaagaaTACGTTAGCaagaaaagttatttttgacgGCAAGAGAGCTGTAGCAGTAGAAATTCAAGAATCGAAGGGTGTTATAAAAACCTTAAAGGCTACAAAGGAAATTATACTCTCAGCTGGAGCGGTGAACAGCCCTCAGTTATTGATGCTATCAGGCATTGGACCAAAAGATCATTTAGAAGAAATGGGtgttaatacattgtttaattCCCCAGACGTTGGGACTAACCTTCAAGATCACATCGTTGTACCAGTAGTATTAACAGGGGAAAGTTCGACAACACTGCCCATCTTGGATGATCTGAAACTGTTAAATAACTTGGACAGATTCCCCGCATCAACAATCATGGGACATGTTGCGTTGGAAAAGAATCAGAGTTTTCCCGACTACCAAGTCACCGCGTTTCCGTTAAAAAGAGGAACACTTTTGGCGACACTTATGTGCTCCAATGTATTCAATTGGAACGACCAAATATGCATTGCAATGGCTGATTCAACGAAACAAGATACCTTATTCGCATTAGTCACATTGTTACACCCCAAATCCAGGGGTAAGATTCGTTTAAAGAGCATAAATCCAAAGGACAACCCTCGAGTATACGCTGATCACCTTTCCAATAAAGGTGATGTGAAAAAATTTGCACAATGCCTTTTAGACTACACGAGTGTGGTAAATGCGAAATCTTTTATGAAGGTTAAGTCGAAAATAGTTGATTTGAAAGTTAAACAATGTAACCGTAAACCATTCGCGAGTACAAAATACTGGGAGTGCTATGCTTTGAACTTGCTGGCGTCACAATACCACGTATCTGGAACTTGTGCAATGGGTACAGATGGAGTTGTAGATAAACGATTAAGGGTAAGAGGCGTTAAAGGTCTTAGGGTAGTAGATGCGAGCGTAATGCCAAAAATTGTAAGCGGAAATACATACGCTGTTGTTCTAATGATTGCGGAAAAAGCGTCTGATATGATAAAATCTGATAACGGTGTCAGCGCTTGA